A single genomic interval of Arthrobacter sp. NicSoilB8 harbors:
- a CDS encoding medium chain dehydrogenase/reductase family protein: MKRVVIDRFGGPEVLQVVEVDDPRPGPGEIRVRVLASGVSFTDAQLRAGTYLGGPKPPFTPGYELVGIVDELGPGCARVRVGDRVGVLTVWGANAELVCVPEVYAVAVPEDLDPAEVVSLVFPYMTAYQLLHRTAKAKPGESVLVHGAAGRVGTAILELGTLAGLRLYGTAAGRDRAAVERLGAVAIDYQNEDFLTRVRGLTGDGVDIVLDGIGGPLSLRSFRALRPGGRLVVFGRYATIAQGRKNWPGVIAWYAATGSVALWGWLSPRRKVLSYRIQKLRIHHQDWFQTDFLVLLKMLRRGEIHPVVAERLPLSKARRAHELLGSTAATGKIVLVP; encoded by the coding sequence ATGAAGCGTGTGGTGATCGACCGCTTCGGCGGCCCCGAGGTTCTGCAGGTAGTGGAGGTCGACGATCCCCGGCCGGGTCCGGGCGAAATCCGCGTCAGGGTCCTGGCGTCGGGTGTGTCGTTCACCGATGCGCAGCTGCGCGCCGGCACCTATCTGGGCGGCCCGAAACCGCCGTTCACCCCAGGGTATGAGCTCGTCGGCATCGTCGATGAACTTGGACCCGGCTGCGCGCGGGTGCGCGTGGGCGACCGCGTCGGCGTGCTGACGGTGTGGGGCGCCAACGCCGAGCTCGTCTGCGTGCCGGAGGTGTACGCCGTCGCGGTGCCCGAAGACCTCGACCCGGCCGAGGTCGTGAGCCTCGTCTTCCCCTACATGACCGCCTACCAGCTGCTGCACCGCACGGCCAAGGCGAAGCCCGGGGAAAGCGTCCTGGTTCACGGCGCGGCCGGCAGGGTGGGCACCGCGATCCTCGAGCTCGGAACGCTGGCCGGCCTCCGCCTCTACGGGACCGCCGCCGGCCGGGACCGCGCCGCGGTGGAGCGGCTGGGCGCCGTCGCGATCGACTATCAGAACGAGGACTTCCTGACCCGTGTCCGTGGGCTTACCGGCGACGGCGTGGACATCGTGCTCGACGGGATCGGCGGCCCGCTGTCGCTGCGCTCCTTCCGCGCGTTGCGGCCCGGCGGACGGCTCGTCGTGTTCGGCCGTTACGCCACGATCGCGCAGGGGCGCAAGAACTGGCCGGGCGTGATCGCCTGGTACGCGGCAACCGGGAGCGTCGCCCTCTGGGGCTGGCTGTCACCCCGCCGGAAAGTGCTCTCGTACAGGATCCAGAAGTTGCGCATCCATCACCAGGACTGGTTCCAGACGGATTTCCTGGTCCTGCTCAAGATGCTCCGCCGCGGCGAGATTCACCCCGTGGTGGCCGAGCGGCTGCCGCTGTCCAAGGCTCGCCGCGCCCACGAGCTGCTCGGGAGCACGGCGGCGACAGGGAAGATCGTGCTCGTGCCCTGA
- a CDS encoding DinB family protein, which produces MTIVDDQGRPEPPLAAGEAATLLGFLDFQRATLAWKCAGLDSAGLGARTAASAMTLGGLLKHMAYVESEWFSRSLHAREREAPFDTVDWKAAPDWEWHSAAGDTPDQLRTLWQDAVDRSRARVAEALADGGLDQLARRAWPDGSAPSLRWILCHMIEEYARHNGHADLLREAVDGQTGE; this is translated from the coding sequence ATGACGATTGTGGACGATCAGGGCCGCCCCGAGCCTCCCCTTGCCGCCGGTGAAGCCGCGACCCTCCTGGGCTTCCTGGATTTCCAGCGGGCCACGCTGGCGTGGAAGTGCGCCGGGCTGGATTCCGCCGGCCTCGGGGCTAGGACCGCCGCCTCCGCGATGACACTGGGCGGACTGCTGAAGCACATGGCCTATGTGGAGAGCGAATGGTTTTCCCGGTCCCTGCACGCGCGGGAGCGGGAGGCGCCGTTCGACACCGTGGATTGGAAGGCCGCCCCGGACTGGGAGTGGCATTCCGCCGCCGGTGACACCCCGGACCAGCTGCGCACGCTGTGGCAGGACGCCGTGGACCGGTCCCGGGCCCGCGTCGCGGAGGCCCTGGCCGACGGCGGCCTTGACCAGTTGGCCCGGCGCGCGTGGCCCGACGGTTCGGCGCCGAGCCTGCGCTGGATCCTGTGCCACATGATCGAAGAGTATGCGCGGCACAACGGCCACGCCGACCTCCTTCGCGAAGCCGTGGACGGCCAGACGGGGGAGTAG
- a CDS encoding TetR family transcriptional regulator — protein sequence MTSGQLSEDPQPATARATGRPATIDPDAVARIALRLFAERGYEQTSMEDIAAAAGIGRKSLYRYFASKADLVWGGIEPVAQAAGRALDRALDGAGGVPDGTPFGRLRTGLSAAQIRAGLSAAAMAGVAALPDLAVTRGRLRLIAEHPELASRSYAALAPQREQGRRYLIALGVRKDIAGYLCAAYLGATFEAWMQWAAGSEPDPAPYLLAAMDVLQVPDA from the coding sequence GTGACTTCCGGCCAGCTCTCCGAGGACCCCCAGCCCGCCACCGCACGCGCCACCGGGCGGCCCGCGACGATCGACCCCGACGCGGTGGCCCGCATCGCCCTGCGCCTCTTTGCCGAGCGGGGCTACGAGCAGACGTCCATGGAGGACATCGCGGCTGCGGCCGGGATCGGGCGCAAGAGCCTCTACCGCTACTTCGCCAGCAAGGCGGACCTCGTCTGGGGCGGCATCGAGCCGGTCGCGCAGGCCGCGGGCCGGGCGCTGGACCGGGCGCTGGATGGGGCCGGCGGCGTACCGGACGGCACGCCCTTCGGCAGGCTTCGGACAGGACTGAGTGCGGCGCAGATCCGGGCAGGCCTGAGCGCTGCGGCCATGGCCGGGGTGGCGGCGCTTCCCGACCTCGCCGTCACGCGCGGACGCCTGCGCCTGATCGCCGAACATCCTGAGCTGGCCAGCCGGAGCTACGCCGCCCTCGCGCCCCAGCGCGAGCAGGGCCGCCGGTATTTGATCGCGCTCGGGGTGCGCAAGGACATAGCCGGCTACCTCTGCGCGGCCTATCTCGGGGCTACCTTCGAGGCCTGGATGCAGTGGGCTGCCGGCAGCGAGCCCGATCCCGCGCCCTACCTGCTGGCCGCCATGGACGTGCTGCAGGTCCCGGACGCTTAG
- a CDS encoding TetR/AcrR family transcriptional regulator C-terminal domain-containing protein, with translation MTQQAERTRRIPLSRDRVLTAAVALADQVGIEALSMRRLAQELGVVPMALYKHVAGKEELLDGMVDALVSEIDPPVRDAGWKDAVRLRVLSARTALLRHPWARQVLESRTNKTPAVLGYMDSFIGVFLAGGFSVDLTHHVMHALGSRMWGFTQELFDDDPGTAEKPADLPPEAQAAVFREMAERYPNILKVTTASAHSDSVVGQGCDDQFEFEFALDLLLDGFERLHRQHWTSMPAKTFVPKMTEEPSMQDKI, from the coding sequence ATGACCCAGCAAGCGGAGCGCACGCGCCGGATCCCGTTGAGCCGGGACCGCGTGCTGACGGCCGCCGTCGCGCTGGCCGATCAGGTGGGGATCGAGGCGCTGAGCATGCGTCGGCTCGCCCAGGAGCTCGGGGTCGTGCCGATGGCGCTCTACAAGCACGTAGCCGGCAAGGAGGAACTCCTCGACGGCATGGTGGACGCCCTGGTCAGCGAGATCGACCCTCCCGTCCGCGATGCCGGCTGGAAGGACGCCGTGCGGCTGAGGGTGCTCTCGGCCCGGACGGCACTCCTGCGCCACCCCTGGGCCCGGCAGGTCTTGGAATCGCGTACCAACAAGACCCCGGCGGTCCTTGGCTACATGGATTCGTTCATCGGCGTGTTCCTGGCCGGAGGCTTCTCCGTGGACCTGACCCACCACGTCATGCACGCGCTGGGCAGCCGCATGTGGGGGTTCACGCAGGAGCTGTTCGACGACGACCCCGGAACGGCGGAGAAGCCGGCCGATCTTCCGCCGGAGGCGCAGGCTGCCGTGTTCCGTGAGATGGCCGAGCGGTATCCGAACATCCTGAAGGTCACCACCGCTTCCGCACACTCGGACTCCGTAGTGGGTCAGGGCTGCGACGACCAGTTCGAGTTCGAGTTCGCGCTCGATCTGCTCCTGGACGGTTTTGAACGCCTGCACCGGCAGCACTGGACCTCAATGCCGGCCAAGACTTTCGTGCCGAAAATGACGGAAGAACCGTCTATGCAAGACAAGATCTAG
- a CDS encoding metalloregulator ArsR/SmtB family transcription factor produces the protein MVVDQLREPLSDEELDRLFQAFADTTRRDIVRRVTVGEYSVSGLAALYAMSFAAVQKHVAVLERASLVSKEKRGREQIVRANHDGLQKARRLLDEYEVIWRQRADRIADLLAETAAPESGNTQSGNTNQQGRNQQD, from the coding sequence ATGGTTGTAGATCAGCTCAGGGAACCGCTCAGCGACGAAGAACTTGACCGCCTGTTCCAGGCGTTCGCCGACACGACCCGCCGGGACATCGTGCGCCGGGTCACGGTGGGGGAGTACTCCGTCTCCGGGCTCGCTGCGCTCTACGCCATGAGCTTCGCGGCGGTCCAGAAGCATGTGGCCGTGCTGGAACGCGCTTCCCTGGTCTCGAAGGAGAAGCGGGGAAGGGAGCAGATTGTGCGGGCCAACCACGACGGACTGCAAAAGGCCCGCCGGCTGCTCGACGAGTACGAGGTCATCTGGCGGCAGCGGGCCGACCGGATCGCAGACCTGCTCGCCGAAACGGCCGCCCCGGAATCAGGCAACACGCAATCAGGCAACACGAACCAGCAAGGCAGAAACCAGCAAGACTGA
- a CDS encoding DUF2306 domain-containing protein encodes MTIQASSAPVPRVRRRPQWPVAAGLILLSLIPVIAGAVRLTELTGGAAVTPQNARFFASPVPVVTHIVSVTTYSLLGAFQFLPSLRGRRGWHRIAGRVLAPAGLLAALSGLWMTLFYPLPPGDGLALFVLRLVFGSAMAASIVLGLAAIVHRDFVRHGAWMTRGYAIGVAAGTQALTGLPWILLVGPPDEPTRAVLLGSAWVINVAVAEYVIRRRATRAPETAPLDSRA; translated from the coding sequence GTGACAATTCAAGCCAGCAGCGCACCCGTGCCCCGCGTCCGCCGTCGCCCTCAGTGGCCCGTGGCCGCCGGGCTGATCCTGCTCAGCCTCATCCCGGTGATCGCGGGGGCGGTGCGGCTGACGGAACTGACCGGCGGCGCCGCCGTCACGCCGCAGAACGCCCGGTTCTTCGCCTCGCCCGTGCCGGTGGTGACGCACATTGTCAGCGTCACCACCTACAGCCTGCTCGGGGCGTTCCAGTTCCTGCCGTCGCTGCGCGGCCGCCGCGGCTGGCACCGCATTGCCGGCCGCGTCCTGGCGCCGGCCGGCCTGCTGGCGGCCCTGTCCGGTTTGTGGATGACCCTCTTCTATCCGCTGCCGCCGGGCGACGGGCTGGCCCTTTTCGTCCTGCGGCTCGTCTTTGGCTCGGCCATGGCGGCGAGCATCGTCCTGGGACTCGCCGCAATTGTGCACCGGGACTTCGTGCGGCACGGCGCCTGGATGACGCGCGGCTACGCGATCGGCGTCGCCGCGGGAACACAGGCGCTGACGGGCCTGCCGTGGATACTGCTCGTGGGCCCGCCGGACGAGCCGACGCGGGCAGTGCTCCTGGGATCGGCGTGGGTGATCAACGTTGCGGTGGCCGAGTACGTCATCCGGCGGCGCGCCACGCGAGCGCCGGAAACCGCGCCGCTAGACTCTCGCGCATGA
- a CDS encoding aromatic amino acid ammonia-lyase, producing the protein MEPVSISDRPMLQGELVAVAEGAPLVLGEPARTRIAASRALLEEALSGGGPIYGLSTRVGHGKDTRVARDELERQQQFLVASHGGAFGPLLDRTVVRAAMAVRVNGMARGGSGASPAAADTLLAMLNAGVHPVLHSTGSVGAADISPMAGIAQVAVGTGTAEFRGETLPGAEALRRAGIPPLRLTGRDGLALISANGVSIGHGALVLARAARTAGAADEAAVLSMEATRGNPSVFSASAAAAKPYPGQVAAAEHLRELLAGSLLLAPGGPRSVQDALSFRVIPQVHGAFREFLATAGRAVDTELNSASDNPLVDLETRSVLSNGNFHPMVLAIAFDALRVALVHTGQLSERRMSHLWNALMAAMKSGPPPGSGGPAATPGVQLRYAGSACYTELRLLAAPATLDSTVLDVGVEDHATGAMLSVRKTEEALGLLEDLLAIEALLAADLLAVAPQETIGAGASAVLRHAAEAAAGAGSAAAVHRKLREVFPGDLAPGPGAAPD; encoded by the coding sequence ATGGAACCAGTCTCGATCAGCGATCGACCGATGCTGCAGGGCGAACTCGTGGCGGTGGCCGAGGGCGCGCCGCTGGTGCTCGGGGAGCCGGCCAGGACCCGGATCGCCGCGAGCCGTGCCCTGCTGGAGGAGGCATTGTCCGGCGGCGGACCGATCTATGGGCTCAGCACACGCGTCGGCCACGGCAAGGACACCCGGGTCGCCCGCGACGAGCTTGAAAGGCAGCAGCAATTTCTCGTCGCGAGCCACGGTGGTGCGTTCGGCCCCCTGCTGGACCGGACGGTGGTCCGTGCCGCCATGGCCGTTCGCGTCAACGGCATGGCCCGGGGCGGCTCCGGCGCAAGCCCTGCCGCGGCGGATACCCTGCTGGCCATGCTGAACGCCGGCGTGCACCCGGTCCTGCACAGCACGGGCTCGGTCGGGGCGGCCGATATCAGTCCGATGGCCGGCATCGCCCAGGTGGCCGTCGGCACCGGCACGGCGGAGTTCCGGGGCGAGACGCTGCCCGGAGCGGAGGCCCTGCGCCGTGCGGGGATCCCGCCGCTCCGGCTCACAGGCCGCGACGGACTGGCATTGATCTCGGCCAACGGCGTCTCGATCGGCCATGGCGCCCTGGTGCTGGCCCGCGCGGCCCGGACGGCGGGCGCGGCGGACGAGGCCGCCGTCCTGTCTATGGAAGCCACGCGCGGGAACCCCTCAGTCTTTTCGGCGTCCGCGGCCGCGGCCAAGCCGTATCCGGGGCAAGTGGCGGCAGCCGAGCATCTGCGCGAGCTGCTGGCGGGCAGCCTGCTCCTGGCCCCGGGCGGCCCGCGGTCCGTCCAGGATGCCCTCTCGTTCCGGGTGATCCCGCAGGTCCACGGGGCGTTCCGGGAGTTCCTCGCGACGGCCGGGCGTGCCGTGGACACGGAGCTGAACTCCGCGAGCGACAACCCGCTGGTCGACCTTGAAACCCGCTCCGTGCTGAGCAACGGCAACTTCCACCCGATGGTGCTGGCGATCGCCTTCGATGCCCTGCGCGTGGCCCTGGTCCACACCGGCCAGTTGAGCGAACGCCGCATGAGCCACCTGTGGAATGCCCTCATGGCTGCGATGAAGTCGGGGCCCCCGCCCGGGTCCGGTGGGCCCGCCGCGACGCCGGGAGTGCAGCTCCGCTACGCCGGGTCCGCCTGCTACACCGAGCTCAGGCTCCTGGCGGCGCCCGCCACCCTGGACTCGACCGTCCTGGATGTCGGCGTCGAGGACCATGCCACGGGCGCCATGCTGAGCGTCCGGAAGACCGAGGAGGCGCTGGGGCTTCTCGAGGATCTGCTGGCCATCGAGGCGCTGCTGGCTGCCGACCTGCTCGCCGTCGCACCGCAGGAAACCATCGGCGCCGGCGCCTCGGCGGTTCTCCGGCACGCCGCGGAGGCGGCGGCCGGCGCCGGATCGGCCGCCGCCGTCCACCGGAAGCTGCGCGAAGTCTTTCCCGGGGACCTGGCCCCGGGACCAGGCGCGGCTCCGGACTAG
- a CDS encoding SRPBCC domain-containing protein, producing the protein MTVISSVKNLEALSLTVVAEFDAGVERVWQIWEDPRQLERWWGPPTWPATFEKHDFVPGGEASYYMTGPEGEKARGWWRFVTIDAPHRLEFDDGFADDNGAPVAEMGTIHGVVTLEPIGGRTRMTVLSTFDAEEQMEKIVAMGMEEGMNQALGQVDAILAESVNA; encoded by the coding sequence ATGACCGTTATCAGTTCAGTGAAAAATCTTGAGGCGCTGAGCCTCACCGTGGTCGCCGAATTCGACGCCGGCGTGGAGCGCGTCTGGCAGATCTGGGAGGACCCGCGCCAGCTCGAACGCTGGTGGGGCCCGCCCACCTGGCCGGCCACCTTCGAGAAGCACGACTTCGTCCCGGGCGGCGAGGCCAGCTATTACATGACGGGACCCGAGGGGGAGAAGGCCCGCGGCTGGTGGCGGTTCGTCACCATCGATGCCCCCCACCGCCTTGAGTTCGACGACGGCTTCGCGGACGACAACGGCGCCCCCGTGGCCGAGATGGGCACCATTCACGGCGTTGTGACGCTGGAGCCAATCGGCGGGCGCACCCGGATGACCGTCCTGTCCACCTTCGACGCGGAGGAGCAGATGGAGAAGATTGTCGCCATGGGCATGGAAGAGGGCATGAACCAGGCGCTGGGCCAGGTCGACGCGATCCTCGCCGAATCCGTCAACGCCTGA
- a CDS encoding SDR family NAD(P)-dependent oxidoreductase, with product MGNEASWQESVTAGRFAGRTVIVTGAGSGIGQATALRVAKEGGRVIAADISKERLDALVQENAGLDLVPVPGDISTEETVAAVVAAAGGRVDALANVAGIMDNFTPIHEVDDETWERVFRINVTALMRLTRAVVPLMLEAGTGSVVNIASEAGLRGSAAGATYTASKHAVIGLTKNSAVMYGPKGLRFNAVAPGATITNIEAPWGSELGAARLQPLMGVNIPAPATAAQLAASITFLLSDDGTNINGAVLASDGGWSAV from the coding sequence ATGGGCAACGAAGCTTCATGGCAGGAAAGCGTCACCGCGGGCCGCTTTGCGGGCAGGACAGTCATCGTGACAGGCGCGGGATCGGGCATCGGGCAAGCGACGGCCCTCCGCGTCGCCAAGGAAGGCGGCCGAGTGATCGCGGCCGACATCAGCAAGGAACGCTTGGACGCCCTGGTGCAGGAGAACGCCGGGCTGGACCTGGTGCCCGTGCCCGGCGACATCTCCACCGAGGAAACCGTTGCTGCCGTCGTGGCCGCGGCCGGCGGGCGGGTGGACGCGCTGGCGAACGTCGCGGGGATCATGGACAACTTCACCCCGATCCACGAGGTTGACGACGAAACGTGGGAACGGGTCTTCCGGATCAACGTCACGGCCCTCATGCGCCTGACGCGCGCCGTCGTGCCGCTCATGCTCGAGGCCGGCACCGGTTCCGTGGTGAACATCGCCTCCGAGGCCGGCCTGCGCGGGTCCGCCGCCGGCGCCACGTACACAGCCTCCAAACACGCCGTCATCGGCCTGACCAAGAACTCTGCCGTGATGTACGGGCCCAAAGGCCTGCGGTTCAACGCCGTGGCACCCGGCGCCACCATCACGAACATCGAGGCCCCGTGGGGGTCCGAGCTCGGCGCCGCGCGCCTGCAGCCGCTCATGGGCGTGAACATCCCGGCCCCGGCCACCGCGGCCCAGCTGGCGGCCTCGATCACCTTCCTGCTCAGCGACGACGGCACCAACATCAACGGTGCGGTGCTCGCGTCCGACGGCGGCTGGTCGGCCGTCTAG
- a CDS encoding alpha/beta fold hydrolase: MTFTHGYAANGDLRMYFEVHGHPRAGEPPLLLIPGGGSSIETNFAGLIPALLAESLQVIAVDEEGHGRTAATDRPLTAENSADDVKAVMEELNVDTVDVLGFSAGGHTALALAMRYPASVRCLIAASTFVSRDAVGDEFWDGMATATLSEMPEAYKDADRRLHPEPGHLERMFELDRQRMLTFPGWPDDDLRRITARTLVLSADRDVMGPEHAVRMSHVIPGARLMIVPGNHGDYLGELAASGGDLRAMRTTIPYLLRFLEE, from the coding sequence GTGACTTTCACCCATGGTTACGCAGCCAACGGCGACCTCCGCATGTACTTCGAGGTCCACGGCCACCCGCGGGCCGGCGAACCCCCGCTGCTTCTCATTCCCGGCGGAGGCTCGAGCATCGAGACAAATTTTGCCGGCCTCATCCCGGCTCTGCTGGCCGAGAGCCTGCAGGTGATTGCCGTCGATGAGGAAGGCCACGGGCGGACGGCGGCGACCGACCGTCCGCTCACCGCCGAAAACTCGGCCGACGACGTCAAGGCCGTGATGGAAGAGCTCAACGTGGACACGGTGGACGTGCTCGGCTTCAGCGCCGGCGGCCACACCGCGCTGGCGCTGGCTATGCGGTATCCGGCCTCCGTGCGATGCCTGATTGCCGCCTCCACGTTCGTCAGCCGGGACGCCGTCGGCGACGAGTTCTGGGACGGAATGGCCACGGCCACCCTCAGCGAGATGCCGGAGGCGTACAAGGACGCGGACCGCCGGCTCCATCCGGAGCCCGGACACCTCGAGCGGATGTTCGAGCTGGACCGCCAGCGGATGCTGACCTTTCCCGGCTGGCCCGACGACGACCTGCGCCGCATCACCGCCCGGACTTTGGTTCTGAGCGCCGACCGCGACGTCATGGGCCCCGAACATGCCGTGCGGATGTCCCACGTCATTCCCGGTGCGCGCCTGATGATCGTGCCAGGCAACCACGGCGACTACCTCGGCGAACTGGCCGCGAGCGGCGGCGACCTGAGGGCCATGCGGACCACGATCCCGTACCTCCTTCGGTTCCTGGAGGAGTAG